A window from Vigna angularis cultivar LongXiaoDou No.4 chromosome 7, ASM1680809v1, whole genome shotgun sequence encodes these proteins:
- the LOC108337344 gene encoding uncharacterized protein LOC108337344, translating to MDETAETTMPNWVNDSAKVAGERTDDFGDEDEDEDEECDGDDEAWNILTRSFRQAQTVLDENRALIEEVNSNHESKIPDNMMKNVSLMTQIHGNISKVRSIYSDLSVNFSNIVRQRRVAAVNHRNRDGDCEEDGDEAENPEDDSTEHVSEKSEMVELIDPGMYRTSSTRRNEEALRYCEAGKGKGDRTRIEHVCRVSQ from the exons ATGGACGAAACCGCCGAGACGACGATGCCTAATTGGGTCAACGACAGCGCGAAGGTTGCCGGAGAGAGAACCGATGACTTCGGCGACGAGGATGAGGATGAGGACGAGGAATGCGACGGCGATGACGAGGCTTGGAACATACTCACTCGGAGTTTCCGGCAGGCGCAGACGGTGCTGGACGAAAACCGTGCGTTGATCGAGGAAGTGAACAGCAACCACGAGTCGAAGATTCCTGACAACATGATGAAGAATGTTAGCCTCATGACTCAGATCCACGGCAACATCTCCAAGGTTCGCTCTATCTACTCCGATTTATCTGTGAATTTCTCCAACATTGTTCGACAGCGCCGCGTCGCCGCCGTGAACCACCGCAATCGCGATGGGGACTGTGAAGAGGATGGAGATGAGGCGGAGAACCCGGAGGATGATTCAACGGAGCACGTGTCGGAGAAATCGGA GATGGTTGAATTGATAGATCCAGGAATGTATAGAACATCATCCACCCGCAGAAATGAG GAGGCCCTGCGGTACTGTGAAGCAGGGAAGGGGAAAGGGGACAGGACAAGGATTGAACATGTATGTCGTGTTTCACAATGA
- the LOC108336399 gene encoding elongator complex protein 5, whose product MADSICRTLRDGALEGELAPTLTIKDSLASPFAFHVFSHILLQLSSHVIAQKSQSQGIVIVALSRAPSSYAALLNMNGVDVASSKKWIHILDCYTDPLGWKDKTRKSANATDCSPQISVATSSFKTVKDVDKLFSVITELGRGLVGENKARFCVAIDSLSELLRHASLQSVAGLLSDLRSHDQISNIFGLLHSDLHEERAVAVLEYMSSMVASVDPYHSADGQKGCLGDSFSQQNLTKGKFNVRSKRRNGRVRVTCEEFKVESGGITFASVSSVDGTAVAGLLPKVQFNLQLSEKERVDRSNVVLPFEHQGNGKPIQIYDGRRSLEESNSEANPISSGKKEDSAMGEIIYFRDSDDEMPDSDEDPDDDLDI is encoded by the exons ATGGCAGATTCGATTTGTAGGACACTGAGGGATGGAGCGTTAGAGGGAGAGCTTGCACCCACACTCACAATCAAAGACTCTCTCGCTTCCCCTTTTGCCTTTCATGTATTCTCTCACATTCTCCTTCAACTCTCGTCACACGTCATCGCTCAGAAATCCCAGTCACA GGGCATAGTAATTGTTGCACTTTCTCGGGCTCCATCGTCTTACGCTGCTTTGTTAAATATGAATGGAGTGGATGTTGCTTCTTCTAAAAAATG GATTCACATTTTGGATTGTTATACAGATCCTCTTGGTTGGAAGGACAAGACAAGGAAATCTGCAAATGCGACAGATTGTTCTCCCCAAATTTCGGTTGCTACTAGTTCTTTTAAAACCGTGAAGGATGTGGATAAGTTGTTTTCGGTAATCACTGAACTGGGTAGAG GATTGGTCGGAGAAAATAAAGCCCGCTTCTGTGTTGCCATAGATTCG CTAAGTGAACTGTTGAGGCATGCATCTTTGCAGTCAGTTGCAGGACTTCTTAGCGATCTGCGTAGCCATG atcaaatttcaaatatttttggattattGCATTCTGACCTTCATGAGGAGAGGGCTGTGGCTGTTCTCGAGTACATGTCCTCCATGGTAGCCAGTGTGGACCCATATCATTCTGCAGATGGTCAGAAAGGATGTTTAGGCGATTCCTTTTCTCAGCAAAACCTTACCAAGGGAAAGTTTAATGTCAGGTCCAAACGTAGAAATGGACGAGTTAGAGTAACG TGCGAAGAATTTAAAGTTGAGTCTGGAGGAATCACCTTTGCGTCTGTTTCATCAGTAGATGGAACTGCCGTTGCAGGCCTACTGCCAAAG GTACAATTCAATCTCCAGCTGTCAGAGAAGGAGCGAGTTGATAGGTCAAATGTTGTGCTTCCTTTTGAACACCAGG GAAACGGTAAACCAATACAAATTTATGATGGTAGAAGATCTCTTGAAGAGAGCAACAGTGAGGCAAATCCCATTTCAAGCGGTAAAAAGGAGGATTCTGCCATGGGTGAGATTATATATTTTCGTGATTCAGATGACGAGATGCCAGATTCTGATGAGGACCCAGATGATGACCTAGATATATGA
- the LOC108338595 gene encoding inositol 3-kinase, with protein sequence MVTDSIATPRRGLLVGNYCHDVLHRDGRISAETLGGAASFISVILDALSLPFHTVSKVGPDFAYAAATSSHPPLTMPTSRTTLFHAHFGSGNPDRLLNRVISCDPIRPDDLPVQTRFAFGLAVGVGGEILPETLEKMLEICDTVFVDIQGLIRRFGPSDGRVSHVTLNESGFLHLLPRVAFLKASADEASFIDVEEARRWCCVVVTHGKDGCEVFSENGAFRAAPCKAYQVDPTGAGDCFLGGFAAGIVRGLSVPDAALLGNFFGSLAVAQVGPLKLDSNMVQMIKDEMQKREVQDIPCLESTNGCPGIWKAHEQDQFHASLVAVKNIITGSTNLS encoded by the exons ATGGTCACGGACTCCATAGCCACTCCCCGTCGCGGCCTCCTAGTTGGAAATTACTGCCACGACGTCCTTCACCGCGATGGCCGCATCTCCGCCGAGACCCTGGGCGGGGCCGCCTCCTTCATCTCCGTCATCCTCGACGCGCTCTCTCTCCCCTTCCACACCGTGTCAAAGGTGGGCCCGGATTTTGCCTATGCCGCTGCTACATCCTCGCACCCACCATTAACGATGCCCACATCGCGAACCACCCTCTTCCACGCCCATTTCGGTTCGGGCAACCCGGACCGTCTCCTGAACCGCGTGATTTCCTGCGACCCAATCCGACCGGACGACCTCCCGGTCCAGACCCGGTTCGCGTTCGGCCTGGCAGTCGGGGTCGGCGGGGAGATTCTCCCGGAGACTCTTGAGAAGATGCTCGAGATCTGCGACACCGTGTTCGTCGACATTCAGGGTTTGATTCGCAGGTTCGGTCCCTCCGACGGTCGCGTTAGCCACGTGACGCTCAACGAGAGCGGGTTCCTCCACCTCTTGCCTCGCGTTGCGTTTCTCAAGGCCTCCGCCGACGAGGCGTCGTTCATCGACGTAGAGGAGGCGAGAAGGTGGTGCTGCGTGGTCGTCACGCACGGGAAGGATGGGTGCGAGGTTTTTTCTGAAAACGGTGCGTTTCGGGCCGCGCCGTGCAAGGCTTATCAGGTTGATCCCACCGGCGCCGGCGATTGTTTTCTCGGCGGCTTTGCTGCTGGGATTGTGAGGGGCTTGAGCGTGCCTGATGCGGCCCTGTTGGGGAACTTCTTTGGGTCGTTGGCCGTGGCGCAAGTGGGACCCCTTAAGCTTGACTCCAACATGGTTCAG ATGATTAAGGATGAGATGCAAAAAAGGGAGGTGCAGGATATTCCCTGCTTAGAAAGTACAAATGGGTGCCCGGGGATTTGGAAGGCACATGAGCAAGACCAGTTCCATGCATCTCTTGTTGCTGTCAAAAACATAATTACAGGTTCTACTAACCTCTCATAA